The Rosa rugosa chromosome 3, drRosRugo1.1, whole genome shotgun sequence sequence CCTTAACAATGAGATCCAAATCCCCAACATAACCAAGGCTGAAGATGTGTGTTGCCAGCCAGAACATTTCATATGTGATAGTACTTTGATGATGATTTGCATAGCATTTCTTTGTTCCATGTACCATATACTTATTTACTAGTACTGAACTAATCTCTTGTGGTTGAAATCTACACATAAGCTCATGTATGTAAATGATTTACGTCTCACTAGAATTCAAGAATAATggcaaaaaaaattcaagatcTATAAGAGCATGTTCAATATATAGTAGTCCTTTGGCCGGTCTCCACCTCAGATTGGTGAGGTGGTGACCATGAATTGGGAAAAAGAATTTTCCACCAGCCAATTTGTAACTAGCCAAACTAAGGATTTTCGTGACCCAGGCCAAGAAAAAAGGCAAGCCCATGACAAAATTCTTGACCCAGCCTTGCCGGTTGCCAGCTCGGCCCACTACCAATCGTGGGTGACGTCAGCGAGCTGTCCGAAAAGCTAGACGCGTTGGATACGGAGTGTGGAGGCCACCAGCATGTCGCGTAGCGCTGAAAAGAAGGAACGCGCATGCCAAGATTGActttgtcgcgtagcgacaaTGAATGAGACAGAAGTCAACCACGTGGAAGCTAGCCATTGGCTGGTTTCAATTTTTGAAACCAACGGTCAATTAATCTGTGCCGttggtttcaattaatatggAGATCTGACGGCAATTGAttaatatgtatgtatatacatgtaacggtaacaaaaaaaattctaaaatttttcctataaatacctaccattTATTTTACCTCTTACATCCAAAAAATTATCTTTCATACAAAGTGTTTCTTTCCTCCTCCTATAGCTCTCATCTTCCAAATTTCTTCATCCTCCTATATCCAATATGGCCGAACAAAGGGTAGATCAAAGTGTAGATGAAAATGCTGAATCCGGGACGAGATGGGCGAATGAGGAAgacattcaattgtgcaagtcttggaaatATGTGAGCCAAAATCCGGCTTTGGGTAAAGATCAAAAGAAAACCGATCTATGGAAGGGCGTGAAGCAACACTATGCCGCAAATTGGAGTGGCGAAGCTACGAGTTTCGTTCCTAGAGTCGTTCCCTTTCCGAAAAGCTATAGCAATCACAATTCTGACACCGAGCCAAATTTGCAGCAAACCGAATTTTCCCGTTTCACGATCAAGCTGCTCTTCGATCATTGTTGTCATCCGTTTTACGTCAATTATCCATAAATGTCCATTATtaccatctatttacatcaaaatatatttcaattttacaataaacaaattattaaaTACTTCAATAAATAGTAACTGACCGGTCAAGAAACAGAATGGGTGGAAAcacatgtccagtggcagtgaacagtgtCTTGACCCAGTGACCTTGACATTTTCCCCCAATGGGTGAATTTGCTCTAAGATAGGAGTCATAGGACAAGTAGATAGGTTTAGGTAAGGTAATATCTCTGATAGGTCATAATATAATAATTGCCAGAAAATTAATGAGCTACTTTAGATTCCCAGAATAATGAGGTACTTTAGGTTCAGTTAGGTAACGGAACCCTTACACAAGAGTGCGCTGGAGTCCAAATAATTCTTAAAAATGTTCATCAAGTACTTGTGAATTATAAATTAAGGGAAGGAATATAGATATTGCTATATGGAAGATTATAATAAGGTTCTTAATTATGTTTCACCTCCGTAGATTATAGATTGTTCAGGTTGCTGGTACTTAGGTAATTTTACTTCACGAACATGAAACAGTAGATCTGATTCATTAAGTTAACTTTTCGGACTTTTCCTGCATTGCACCAGGTTCAAGGCAGTAAAATTTGCTTCATCACCTGCAAACAATCATCGCCACCCCCACCTGGTTGCCACCTTGTTCTGGACTCTTTACACCTCCTCTGAAGCAAAGAGCCACCTACCCTGGAAGAGAAATGAGGTGTAAGAATGTGAAATACTAATAACCATGCAAAGAGAAGAATGGCATGAGATTCCTTACACATCATTCGTACTTCTCTCTCCCTTACATCCTCTACTCTCCTATAAATACCAACAGTCTACTCGCCGCTTCACCACAACCCACAACTAGCTATCTGCCACTGATCATCACTATGGCCAAGCATTTAGCTCTCGCTTTCTCTCTTTGCTCTCTTATTCTCTTCCACGGCTGCTTAGCCAGTCGCCAACAATCTCAGTTCAGCCAGCAAAATGAGTGCCAGCTGAACCAGATCCAAGCCCGCGAGCCCGACAACCGCATTGAGTGCGAAGCAGGTCGGATCGAGTCCTGGGACTACAACCAGGATGACTTCCAGTGCGCTGGTGTCGCCGTTCAGAGAATCACCATTGAGAGCAACGGCCTTCACTTGCCATCTTACACTAACACTCCACGACTAGTTTACGTCGTCCAAGGTAGTATCATATCAAATTATTCAAATTGGTGTCGTCTCTTAGTTATAACTGAAATTGCATGTAGTTTCTGTGCATGGTTAACTTATTGCATTAGTACTGCAGGTAGGGGTCATGTAGGAATGGTGCTCCCTGGCTGTCCCGAGACTTTTGAAGAATCCGAGCAATCTGATGAGGAACAACAGGGCCAGCAACAACAAGGGCAAGGCCAACGAGGCCGCCAGCAGCAGGGACGCCGACAGGGACAATTCGGCCAGCAAGGCCAACAGGGACAACAAGAGAGCTTTGAGCAGCTAGACCGTCACCAGAGGGTCCGAATCGTCAAGGAAGGTGATGTCATTGCCGTCCCCGCCGGAGTCACCTGCTGGACTCACAACCACGGTAACCAACCTCTTGTTTTCGTCAGTCTTTTTGATATGAGCAACGAGCTCAACCAGCTTGACCAGAACCCAAGGGTACAATTTCTTACCACATTTTATCAGTATATATATTTGCATGTACCAAATTAAATTTAGACTGCATGCTTAATTCACTCACTGGTTGCTGCCTAATATCTCTCTATATAGAAATTTTATCTTGCTGGTAATCCACAAGATGAGTTCAACCAACAAGGCCAAAGCCAATGGGGACAACAAGGACAACAAGGCCGTGGACAACAAGGAAGGACCAGGCGCCAACAGCAgggaaacaacaacaacaacatctttgCCGGCTTCGACACACAGCTCCTCGCCGACGCTCTCAACATCGACCAACAGACCGCCCAGCGGCTCCAGGGACAGAACGACAACAGGCCACAGATTGTTAGGGTTCAGGGACGTTTCGACTTTGTCGAGCCACCACGGTCACAGAGGGAGGAAAGACAAATGCAAGGACAACAAATGCAGGGACAACAAGGACAGTATGAACAGAATGGCATGGAGGAGCTCTTCTGCCACATGCAGATGAAACAGAACATCGGCAAACCTAAAATGGCCGACGTCTACAGCCCGCAAGCCGGTCGCATCAGCACCCTCAATAGCTTCAGCATGCCTATTCTCAGGCGCCTCCGCCTGAGTGCCGAGAGAGGCTTCTTCTACAACGTCAGTATACTTTACATGCATTAAATTTTAGTTACCAATTGATTGTTTGAGCTTAATTAATAGTGATTGTTGTGTGGTAAACATGTAGAACGCTATCTACAGCCCACACTGGAACTTGAACGCCCATGAAGTCTACTACGTCATCAGGGGCAGCGCTAGGGTTCAGGTGGTGAACGACAATGGCGAGACCATCTTGGACGACCAGGTCCGCCAGGGACAGGTCTTCATCGTGCCACAGAACCACGCCGTGTTGCAAAAGGCCATGAGCAACGGATACGAGTACATTGCCTTCAAGACCGATGACAATGCCATGATGAACACCATGGCTGGCAGGACCTCCGTCCTGCGGGCACTCCCTGACGTGGTCCTCGCCAACGCCTACAAGATGGACCGTGAGCAGGCAAGGAACCTCAAGTACAACAGGCAGGAGACCGTTGCTTTGAGTTCCTCAAGGTCTTCTCGGTCCCAGAGGAGCTGGTGGGCTCTTGATGCTTAAATGAATATGATGATCGAAATGTAAAATATGATGCGGCATGTAGTGTTTTGGCACTAAGCTAGCTTAAGGGGTAGAGAATGAATAAAGGTAGCCTTGTATGGTTCTCTTGTAGTACGAGAGGTCTAACGCACTAAGACGTGCAATAACTAGCTACTACTATGGACTTGTAATCCTATGGTTTATaatgaattttctttcttttttcttctttaccTTGGTTATACCTTCTTCTAAATTGCATATATAGAGTAAATTAAAGTGAGTGATGAAGTTTAATAAAATTAACCAAGTTAGCTATAGAGCCTCACTGAATA is a genomic window containing:
- the LOC133741303 gene encoding prunin 1 Pru du 6.0101-like yields the protein MRFLTHHSYFSLPYILYSPINTNSLLAASPQPTTSYLPLIITMAKHLALAFSLCSLILFHGCLASRQQSQFSQQNECQLNQIQAREPDNRIECEAGRIESWDYNQDDFQCAGVAVQRITIESNGLHLPSYTNTPRLVYVVQGRGHVGMVLPGCPETFEESEQSDEEQQGQQQQGQGQRGRQQQGRRQGQFGQQGQQGQQESFEQLDRHQRVRIVKEGDVIAVPAGVTCWTHNHGNQPLVFVSLFDMSNELNQLDQNPRKFYLAGNPQDEFNQQGQSQWGQQGQQGRGQQGRTRRQQQGNNNNNIFAGFDTQLLADALNIDQQTAQRLQGQNDNRPQIVRVQGRFDFVEPPRSQREERQMQGQQMQGQQGQYEQNGMEELFCHMQMKQNIGKPKMADVYSPQAGRISTLNSFSMPILRRLRLSAERGFFYNNAIYSPHWNLNAHEVYYVIRGSARVQVVNDNGETILDDQVRQGQVFIVPQNHAVLQKAMSNGYEYIAFKTDDNAMMNTMAGRTSVLRALPDVVLANAYKMDREQARNLKYNRQETVALSSSRSSRSQRSWWALDA